The Manis javanica isolate MJ-LG chromosome 4, MJ_LKY, whole genome shotgun sequence genome contains a region encoding:
- the LOC108385716 gene encoding uncharacterized protein C1orf167 has translation MAPLDIRPQRAWLCRCFGAWQQFVQRGALHRDHLADHWAGTLKICLQQWVRTKQLRASNGAKETQLSLPWQKEGNVATCSSVPGGPQPRPSCCQGNKASGHCCSGGHRCTRGLSMGPGDGAGALRQ, from the exons ATGGCCCCACTGGACATCCGGCCCCAGCGAGCCTGGCTCTGCAG GTGTTTTGGGGCCTGGCAGCAGTTTGTGCAAAGAGGAGCCCTGCACCGGGACCACCTGGCTGACCACTGGGCAGGGACCCTGAAGATATGCCTGCAACAGTGGGTGCGGACGAAGCAGCTCCGGGCCTCAAATGGGGCAAAGGAGACCCAGCTGTCCCTCCCCTGGCAGAAGGAAG GGAATGTGGCCACCTGCAGCTCAGTTCCTGGAGGGCCACagcccaggcccagctgctgcCAGGGGAACAAGGCCTCCGGGCACTGCTGCTCTGGAGGACACCGATGCACCCGTGGGCTGA GTATGGGGCCAGGGGATGGTGCAGGGGCACTGCGACAGTGA